A region from the Sutcliffiella horikoshii genome encodes:
- the glpX gene encoding class II fructose-bisphosphatase: MERSLSMELIRVTEAAALSSARWMGRGDKDSADGAATSAMRDVFDTVPMKGTVVIGEGEMDEAPMLYIGEKLGTGYGPRVDVAVDPLEGTNIVASGGWNALAVLAIADHGNLLHAPDMYMDKIAVGPAAVGKIDINASVTDNLRAVAEAKNKDIEDVVAVILNRPRHEKIIAELREAGARIKLIDDGDVAAAINTAFDHTGVDILFGSGGAPEGVIAAVALKCLGGEIQGKLLPQNEEELIRCRKMGIEDIDAVLRMEDLVRGDDAIFAATGVTDGELLRGVQFKGTNATTHSVVMRAKSGTVRFIDGQHNIKKKPNLVFKP; this comes from the coding sequence ATGGAAAGAAGTTTATCCATGGAATTAATTCGAGTAACAGAAGCGGCGGCTTTATCTTCAGCGCGCTGGATGGGACGCGGAGATAAAGACAGCGCGGACGGAGCGGCTACTTCCGCCATGCGTGATGTGTTTGATACGGTTCCGATGAAAGGGACAGTTGTCATTGGTGAAGGAGAAATGGACGAAGCGCCTATGCTTTATATCGGTGAAAAGCTTGGCACAGGCTACGGGCCTCGTGTAGATGTTGCGGTCGATCCGCTTGAAGGGACAAACATCGTAGCATCTGGGGGCTGGAACGCACTTGCGGTACTTGCCATTGCTGATCACGGAAACCTGCTTCATGCGCCGGATATGTACATGGATAAAATAGCCGTCGGTCCTGCAGCCGTCGGGAAAATTGACATAAACGCATCTGTCACAGACAACCTGAGAGCCGTGGCAGAAGCAAAAAATAAAGATATCGAAGACGTGGTTGCGGTTATTTTGAACAGACCTCGCCATGAAAAAATCATTGCAGAACTGCGTGAAGCCGGAGCTCGTATCAAGTTAATTGATGACGGAGACGTTGCCGCAGCCATCAACACAGCCTTTGATCACACGGGTGTAGACATCCTGTTCGGTTCCGGTGGTGCACCAGAAGGCGTAATCGCTGCAGTCGCACTGAAATGCCTTGGAGGCGAGATTCAAGGAAAACTTCTTCCACAAAATGAAGAAGAACTAATTCGCTGCCGCAAAATGGGCATCGAAGACATCGATGCCGTACTTAGAATGGAAGACCTTGTACGCGGAGATGACGCCATCTTCGCCGCAACAGGAGTAACAGACGGCGAATTGCTGCGAGGCGTGCAATTCAAAGGCACAAACGCCACCACCCACTCCGTTGTCATGCGCGCAAAATCCGGCACCGTCCGCTTCATCGACGGCCAACACAATATCAAGAAAAAACCAAATCTAGTATTTAAGCCTTAA
- a CDS encoding UDP-N-acetylglucosamine 1-carboxyvinyltransferase, which yields MEKLKILGGNKLNGTVRVSGAKNSAVALIPATILADSPVTIEGLPQISDVEILSSLLEEIGGSVSLEGEDLTVDPSKMIAMPLPSGKVKKLRASYYLMGAMLGRFKKAVVGLPGGCHLGPRPIDQHIKGFEALGAEVTNEQGAIYLRAEELRGARIYLDVVSVGATINIMLAAVKAKGRTIIENAAKEPEIIDVATLLSSMGAKIKGAGTDVIRIDGVESLHGCKHTIIPDRIEAGTYMIMAAATGGEMIIDNVIPTHLEPLIAKLREMGVRIDINNDQDQVLVVPGEKLKAVDVKTLVHPGFPTDLQQPMTTLLTKAEGTSIVTDTIYSARFKHVDELRRMNGQIKVEGRSAIINGPVQLQGAKVKASDLRAGAALVIAGLLADGLTEVTGLEHIDRGYSHLEEKLEGLGASIWREKLTEEEIEQMQNS from the coding sequence ATGGAAAAGTTAAAAATCCTTGGTGGTAACAAGTTAAATGGAACCGTACGCGTAAGTGGAGCGAAAAATAGTGCAGTGGCCTTGATCCCTGCAACCATTCTAGCGGACTCGCCCGTCACGATCGAAGGGTTACCGCAAATATCAGATGTAGAGATCTTGAGCAGCCTGCTTGAGGAAATTGGCGGCAGCGTATCGCTTGAGGGAGAAGACCTAACAGTTGATCCTTCCAAAATGATCGCAATGCCACTACCAAGCGGAAAAGTGAAAAAACTGCGTGCTTCTTATTATCTAATGGGAGCAATGCTAGGACGTTTTAAAAAAGCGGTAGTTGGATTGCCTGGTGGCTGTCATTTGGGACCAAGACCTATCGACCAGCACATCAAAGGCTTTGAAGCGCTTGGAGCAGAAGTAACAAATGAGCAAGGCGCCATCTACCTGCGAGCAGAAGAACTAAGAGGGGCCCGCATTTACCTTGATGTGGTAAGTGTTGGCGCAACAATTAACATCATGCTTGCTGCAGTGAAAGCAAAAGGTAGAACAATCATCGAAAATGCGGCAAAAGAGCCGGAAATCATCGATGTTGCAACACTTTTAAGCAGCATGGGTGCGAAAATCAAAGGTGCGGGTACAGATGTCATCCGTATCGATGGAGTGGAGAGCCTTCACGGGTGCAAACACACCATCATTCCTGACCGAATCGAAGCAGGTACATACATGATCATGGCTGCTGCAACAGGCGGCGAGATGATCATCGACAATGTCATCCCGACTCACTTGGAGCCGCTTATCGCAAAGCTTCGTGAAATGGGCGTACGCATCGATATCAACAATGACCAAGATCAAGTACTTGTCGTTCCTGGCGAAAAACTGAAAGCCGTCGACGTAAAAACCCTTGTACACCCAGGGTTCCCGACCGACCTTCAGCAGCCGATGACCACCCTTTTAACAAAGGCGGAAGGTACGAGCATTGTAACGGACACCATCTACTCAGCCCGCTTCAAACACGTCGATGAACTTCGTCGCATGAACGGACAGATTAAAGTAGAAGGCCGTTCCGCTATTATCAACGGACCGGTTCAGCTGCAAGGTGCCAAGGTAAAAGCAAGTGACCTCCGTGCAGGAGCAGCTCTTGTCATTGCCGGCTTACTTGCTGACGGCTTGACAGAGGTTACAGGTCTTGAACACATCGACCGCGGCTACAGTCATCTAGAAGAAAAGCTAGAAGGACTGGGTGCCAGCATCTGGCGTGAAAAGCTGACAGAAGAAGAAATCGAACAAATGCAAAACTCATAA
- the fsa gene encoding fructose-6-phosphate aldolase has product MKFFIDTANLEEIKEAHALGLLAGVTTNPSLVAKENITFEDRLREITSFVEGSVSAEVIALDAEGMIEEGKTLAAIAPNITVKVPMTPDGLKAVKAFSDLNIKTNVTLIFNANQALMAARAGATYVSPFLGRLDDIGQNGMDLVSTIADIFAVHDIPTEIIAASIRHPMHITEAALKGAHIATVPYKVLMQLFHHPLTDQGIEKFLADWNNRKQ; this is encoded by the coding sequence ATGAAATTTTTCATCGACACAGCAAATCTTGAAGAAATCAAAGAAGCCCATGCACTGGGATTACTTGCAGGCGTAACGACAAACCCAAGCCTTGTGGCAAAAGAAAACATTACATTCGAAGACCGCCTTCGCGAAATCACTTCATTCGTAGAAGGTTCTGTCAGTGCCGAAGTTATTGCACTTGACGCAGAAGGCATGATTGAAGAGGGGAAAACACTTGCGGCAATCGCGCCGAACATCACGGTAAAAGTGCCGATGACTCCAGATGGCTTGAAAGCAGTAAAAGCATTCAGTGACCTCAATATCAAAACGAATGTCACGCTTATTTTTAACGCAAATCAAGCATTGATGGCAGCGAGAGCAGGTGCTACATACGTTTCTCCTTTCCTCGGACGCCTTGACGACATCGGGCAAAATGGAATGGATCTCGTATCTACCATTGCTGACATCTTTGCGGTGCATGACATACCGACAGAAATCATCGCGGCTTCCATCCGTCACCCGATGCACATTACAGAAGCGGCGTTAAAAGGAGCACACATTGCCACTGTTCCTTACAAAGTGCTGATGCAACTTTTCCACCACCCATTAACAGACCAAGGAATCGAAAAATTCTTAGCGGATTGGAATAACCGCAAGCAATAA
- a CDS encoding class II fructose-bisphosphate aldolase, with protein MPLVSMTEMLKKANAEGYAVGQFNLNNLEFTQAILQAAQEENSPVILGVSEGAARYMGGFKTIVALVKALMEEYGVTVPVAIHLDHGSSYESCAKAIHAGFTSVMIDASHHPFEENIETTSKVVELAHFHGVSVEAELGVVGGQEDDVIADGVIYADPQECEELVKRTGIDCLAPALGSVHGPYKGEPNLGFKEMEDINNRAGVPLVLHGGTGIPTHDIQKAISFGTAKINVNTENQIASAKAVRETLAAKTEEYDPRKYLGPARDAIKDTVKGKMREFGSSNKA; from the coding sequence ATGCCTTTAGTTTCCATGACAGAAATGCTGAAAAAAGCAAATGCAGAAGGCTATGCAGTAGGTCAGTTCAACTTGAACAACCTAGAGTTCACACAAGCAATTCTACAAGCAGCACAGGAGGAAAATTCACCAGTTATCCTTGGTGTTTCTGAAGGTGCGGCTCGTTATATGGGTGGCTTCAAAACAATCGTAGCATTAGTAAAAGCGTTAATGGAAGAGTACGGTGTAACTGTACCTGTAGCGATTCACTTAGACCACGGTTCTAGCTATGAGTCTTGTGCAAAAGCGATCCACGCTGGATTTACTTCTGTAATGATCGATGCTTCTCACCATCCATTTGAGGAGAACATTGAAACAACTTCTAAAGTTGTAGAATTAGCACACTTCCACGGAGTATCTGTTGAGGCAGAGCTTGGTGTAGTAGGTGGACAAGAAGACGACGTTATCGCTGATGGCGTAATCTATGCTGATCCACAAGAGTGTGAAGAGCTTGTAAAACGCACAGGTATTGATTGCCTAGCTCCAGCTTTAGGTTCCGTACACGGTCCATACAAAGGCGAACCGAACCTTGGCTTCAAAGAGATGGAAGACATCAACAACCGTGCTGGCGTTCCTCTAGTATTACACGGCGGAACTGGAATCCCTACGCATGACATCCAAAAAGCAATCTCTTTTGGAACAGCGAAAATCAACGTTAACACAGAAAACCAAATTGCATCTGCAAAAGCAGTTCGTGAAACACTTGCTGCAAAAACAGAAGAGTACGATCCTCGTAAATACCTAGGACCTGCTCGCGACGCAATTAAAGATACAGTAAAAGGCAAAATGCGCGAATTTGGATCTTCCAACAAAGCGTAA
- a CDS encoding response regulator: protein MVGQKLLIVDDQYGIRILLNEVFQKEGYQTFQAANGYQALDIVEKHSPDLVLLDMKIPGMDGIEILKRLKAINSDIQVIIMTAYGELDMIQESKDLGAITHFAKPFDIDEIRDAVRKNMPRQSV from the coding sequence ATGGTGGGTCAAAAATTACTGATTGTGGATGACCAGTATGGGATACGGATTTTGTTGAATGAAGTATTTCAAAAAGAGGGCTATCAGACGTTTCAGGCAGCAAACGGGTACCAAGCATTAGATATCGTAGAAAAGCATTCACCGGACTTAGTATTGTTAGACATGAAGATCCCCGGTATGGACGGAATCGAGATTTTAAAGAGGCTAAAAGCAATTAATTCTGATATCCAGGTAATCATTATGACAGCTTACGGTGAATTGGATATGATCCAGGAATCGAAAGACCTTGGTGCAATCACGCACTTTGCCAAACCATTCGATATTGATGAAATAAGAGATGCGGTCCGTAAAAACATGCCGCGCCAATCGGTTTGA
- a CDS encoding DUF2529 domain-containing protein codes for MLKIFTTQLQGVFNRIGSSEEFAFEDAARLLAQAVVGDGRVYVHGVKEMKAVEAEATTGAEPLMSATLLSDLDSYHDLTDTDRALIVSRFSTDEEAISTAKALKELGIEIVGISTVMEPEFGGFADGTETLVSLSDVHIDMKLKKPLIPGDDGERFAFPSSMVALYVYHGLAFTLKEILEEQM; via the coding sequence ATGTTGAAGATTTTTACGACTCAGTTGCAGGGTGTGTTTAATAGGATTGGTTCGAGTGAGGAGTTTGCATTTGAGGATGCGGCGAGATTGTTGGCGCAGGCGGTTGTCGGGGACGGGCGTGTTTATGTGCATGGTGTGAAGGAGATGAAAGCAGTCGAGGCAGAGGCCACTACTGGTGCGGAGCCGCTTATGAGCGCTACCCTTTTATCGGACCTGGACAGTTATCATGATCTGACAGATACGGACCGGGCATTGATTGTGTCACGCTTTTCCACAGATGAGGAAGCGATCAGTACAGCAAAAGCTTTGAAGGAACTGGGAATTGAGATTGTCGGGATTTCGACGGTGATGGAGCCTGAATTTGGAGGGTTTGCTGATGGGACGGAAACCCTTGTGTCCTTGTCTGATGTACATATCGACATGAAATTAAAGAAACCACTGATTCCCGGTGATGATGGAGAACGCTTTGCCTTCCCTTCCAGCATGGTTGCTCTTTATGTTTATCATGGGTTAGCTTTTACTTTGAAGGAGATTTTGGAAGAGCAGATGTAG